Proteins encoded by one window of Cuniculiplasma divulgatum:
- a CDS encoding glycoside hydrolase 5 family protein, producing MMENKWKDNFLLGVNYWPTRQNIKMWKNWEPEEISKDITSLSKLGTTTLRGFILDEDFIDNYGKINQEALKNLSQFLDICASRGQNVMLTFMVGHMSGRNWFIPWAPENRIYDYESIIKFTEFVKTIVVRFRNHPAIEGWLMSNEMSIVLEPKDKYQALSIEKSFYQTVKLYDPKHLASSGEVISYLQEPQNIEGYSDYSGLHIYFYDNDKIRHRFTYGSMLRIYSNDGNNRSFLEEFGFSTNQVSEDSQGEFIYSILWSSFINGSLGALIWCSSDFEQIEDPPYEWRLIELNFGLMDNHRNPKLSGKLFKKFSDEIMELESSGIKSKDFSESSNASVLVPFFISNEYTSIDPNYKRQLFSRFPNGLTISIQLMKMANIENSAFYEDNITEKIESKKLIIIPSTPTLKATSWSKIMEASEKKQVGIYASTFRGISGKISLNNYHESFTYLWEELFGLQNVLEAGEKGIHYSEKITLNFLTNFGKIKKGEKIELILDELQVYSYRVKVKDAQVIAQDQFGNPIFTKSNKGKNFFMNIPMELILSSIEENNWNQKYHEIYREIGKMSGVAVEHESTCPWIEIGRKEVNHGEFLVMINHGPESVSIISDINNDFVKIGGNAEIKKVERNNIEVLFPSGGILVLKINKMRKQTK from the coding sequence ATGATGGAAAATAAATGGAAAGATAATTTCTTGTTAGGGGTAAATTATTGGCCAACAAGACAGAATATAAAAATGTGGAAAAACTGGGAACCAGAAGAGATTTCAAAGGATATAACTTCCCTATCAAAGCTTGGTACGACAACATTGCGAGGTTTCATTCTGGACGAGGATTTCATAGATAATTATGGGAAAATAAATCAGGAAGCGCTGAAAAACCTATCTCAATTTCTAGACATCTGTGCTTCCCGTGGGCAAAATGTAATGCTTACATTCATGGTAGGTCATATGAGTGGAAGAAACTGGTTTATACCGTGGGCACCTGAAAACCGGATCTATGACTATGAGTCCATAATCAAATTCACTGAGTTTGTGAAAACTATAGTGGTTAGATTCAGGAATCATCCAGCTATCGAAGGATGGTTAATGAGTAATGAAATGAGCATAGTTTTAGAGCCAAAGGATAAGTATCAAGCTCTTTCAATTGAAAAATCATTCTACCAAACTGTAAAACTTTATGATCCAAAACATCTGGCTTCATCCGGAGAAGTTATTTCTTATCTCCAGGAACCACAAAACATAGAAGGCTATTCGGACTATTCTGGGCTGCACATATATTTTTATGATAATGATAAAATAAGACATAGATTCACCTATGGCTCTATGTTAAGAATATACTCAAACGATGGAAATAACAGAAGTTTTCTTGAAGAATTCGGGTTTAGTACAAATCAAGTATCAGAGGACTCTCAGGGAGAATTCATTTATTCCATACTATGGTCATCCTTTATTAATGGCTCTCTTGGTGCCCTTATCTGGTGTAGTTCAGATTTTGAACAGATAGAAGACCCACCTTACGAATGGAGATTGATAGAACTTAATTTTGGATTGATGGATAACCACAGAAATCCTAAACTATCGGGAAAACTATTCAAGAAATTTTCAGACGAAATAATGGAACTGGAAAGCAGTGGAATAAAAAGTAAAGATTTTTCAGAATCATCTAACGCCTCTGTTCTTGTACCTTTCTTTATATCCAATGAATATACGTCAATTGATCCTAATTACAAGAGACAGCTTTTCAGTAGATTTCCAAATGGGCTTACAATTTCCATTCAACTCATGAAAATGGCAAACATTGAGAATAGTGCATTTTACGAAGACAACATTACAGAAAAGATAGAATCGAAGAAACTCATAATAATACCATCAACTCCTACATTGAAGGCAACATCTTGGTCGAAAATCATGGAAGCGAGTGAAAAAAAGCAAGTAGGCATATATGCTTCAACATTCCGGGGAATTAGCGGTAAGATTTCGCTAAATAATTATCATGAATCATTTACTTATCTCTGGGAAGAATTATTTGGATTGCAAAATGTACTGGAAGCTGGTGAAAAAGGAATTCATTACAGCGAAAAAATCACATTAAACTTCCTGACAAACTTTGGGAAGATTAAAAAGGGAGAAAAGATAGAACTCATTCTTGACGAATTGCAAGTATATTCATATAGGGTAAAGGTAAAAGATGCCCAAGTAATTGCTCAGGATCAGTTTGGAAATCCTATTTTCACCAAATCAAACAAAGGCAAGAACTTCTTTATGAATATCCCAATGGAGCTTATTCTATCTTCTATTGAAGAAAATAATTGGAATCAAAAATATCACGAGATATATAGAGAGATAGGGAAAATGAGTGGAGTAGCTGTGGAACATGAATCAACATGTCCATGGATAGAAATAGGAAGAAAGGAAGTTAACCATGGAGAATTCTTGGTAATGATTAATCATGGTCCGGAATCAGTATCTATTATATCAGACATAAACAACGATTTCGTTAAAATTGGTGGAAACGCTGAGATAAAAAAAGTGGAGAGAAATAATATAGAAGTTCTGTTCCCTTCCGGAGGCATACTGGTGTTAAAGATTAATAAAATGAGAAAGCAAACTAAATAG
- a CDS encoding ABC transporter substrate-binding protein: MKATKLLIVFVTLLMVGTAFYGIIASDTPLGHSSQSGNVTSDVANSTAIKSGGTAIVLPSPYESFTDSFNPFSSSIYPNGVQSLIYEPMFQIDPLNGTTIPWLATSYAWSNGDLTLTVHLRQNVTFSNGMKFNASDVVFTFNLMKKYPALDSYSVWDYITSVSEVNQYEVQFTYKTPNVPSFYYLNLVLIVPKQIWQNVSNPVTYTNPKPVGTGPFVLTSVSSSEIELSANAHYWQPNEPHLSHIVYYAYTSNNAADLALEDGQVSWGGLFIPGLQKLYVSKDPANYGYYFGYETPVAEQMNNMRFPLNQTFFREAMGFAINRTKLYMQGEYGYETPALGLSLMESQSSVLNSTNLKLANYLSQYNVSLAKKILSEHGYTWNSKGQLVEPNGTLVPTMTIMTPAGWTDWDADISIISQEEAAIGITLTVVTPVYSTLYNDMQTGNYWIIQYSNTEWGPNPYYGFYGQYYDGGNVTPIGQTATTDWERFNSSTDGFSTYLQEYSKTTNVNDQNILINKMASIIMKNDPVVTTVNAAIWYEYNNKTIGGFPTANNNYWVGAPWQNPALEVVALHLFDRADQKPSVTVTPSKTPISNYIYGIIAAIVIIAAVAVSYAYINKNKKEKKFNK; the protein is encoded by the coding sequence ATGAAAGCGACAAAATTATTGATAGTGTTTGTGACGCTTCTCATGGTAGGTACCGCATTTTATGGAATCATTGCCAGCGATACTCCCTTGGGACATAGTTCACAAAGTGGAAATGTAACTAGTGATGTAGCCAATAGTACTGCTATTAAATCTGGAGGGACAGCCATAGTTTTACCATCCCCTTATGAGTCATTCACTGATTCATTTAATCCTTTCAGCTCTTCTATATACCCTAATGGAGTCCAGTCATTAATATATGAACCAATGTTTCAGATTGATCCATTAAATGGCACCACGATTCCCTGGCTCGCGACTAGTTATGCATGGAGCAATGGAGATTTGACACTTACTGTGCATCTCAGACAGAATGTAACATTCAGTAATGGAATGAAATTCAATGCAAGTGATGTTGTCTTTACTTTTAACCTTATGAAGAAGTATCCTGCACTTGACTCATACTCTGTTTGGGATTATATCACTTCCGTAAGTGAGGTAAACCAATATGAAGTGCAGTTCACTTACAAGACACCAAATGTACCATCGTTTTACTACCTGAACTTAGTCCTAATTGTTCCAAAGCAGATCTGGCAAAATGTGTCAAATCCTGTGACATATACCAATCCAAAACCTGTTGGAACAGGTCCTTTCGTATTGACAAGTGTTTCTTCAAGTGAGATAGAATTAAGTGCTAATGCCCACTACTGGCAGCCTAATGAACCACATTTATCGCACATAGTTTATTATGCTTATACCAGTAACAATGCAGCAGACTTAGCGCTTGAAGATGGGCAGGTGTCATGGGGTGGTTTATTCATACCAGGACTTCAGAAATTATATGTGTCTAAAGACCCAGCTAATTATGGTTACTACTTTGGATATGAAACGCCAGTTGCCGAGCAGATGAACAATATGAGATTTCCATTAAACCAAACATTCTTCAGAGAAGCTATGGGTTTCGCTATTAACAGGACTAAACTTTACATGCAGGGTGAATATGGGTATGAAACACCAGCCCTTGGATTAAGTTTGATGGAATCCCAATCTTCAGTATTAAACAGTACAAATCTAAAATTAGCGAATTACCTTTCTCAATATAATGTATCTCTTGCCAAAAAAATATTAAGTGAACACGGATATACGTGGAATAGTAAAGGACAGTTGGTTGAACCAAATGGAACCCTAGTTCCAACGATGACAATAATGACTCCAGCTGGATGGACAGACTGGGATGCAGATATATCAATCATATCTCAGGAAGAGGCTGCCATAGGTATAACATTAACAGTTGTTACTCCGGTTTATAGCACTTTGTACAACGATATGCAAACTGGAAATTACTGGATAATTCAGTACTCCAACACCGAATGGGGGCCTAATCCATACTACGGGTTTTATGGTCAGTATTATGATGGTGGAAATGTAACTCCAATAGGCCAAACAGCAACAACTGACTGGGAAAGATTCAATTCCTCGACCGATGGTTTTTCCACATATTTACAGGAATATTCAAAGACCACAAACGTTAACGACCAAAACATACTTATAAATAAAATGGCAAGCATAATTATGAAAAACGACCCTGTTGTAACTACGGTTAACGCAGCTATATGGTATGAATACAACAACAAAACAATAGGAGGATTCCCAACTGCTAACAATAACTACTGGGTTGGGGCACCATGGCAAAACCCAGCACTTGAAGTTGTTGCACTTCACCTCTTCGATAGAGCAGATCAAAAACCATCCGTAACTGTTACACCATCAAAAACCCCAATATCTAACTACATCTATGGGATCATAGCTGCGATCGTTATAATTGCTGCAGTTGCTGTGTCCTATGCATATATAAATAAAAACAAAAAGGAGAAAAAATTTAACAAATAA
- a CDS encoding MFS transporter permease yields the protein MNLEGREGKSNFDPLKYYVSYGLFSFSNGLFGIFINVLFFTSNNISDVIYYQLSLQISQTLFFLVGTYLIAYVSARFLYSIGTFLKAAVISSLFISPFFSGNAVYFGLLYGVSSGIFWAGNATFTLAISKTIKRFNFLSINSAVSNLNSLVAPLVAGLLIAYSFATGIERYLNDFLLASILLLLSGIVSLLVRSSGEKGGEFHVKNTIIKEDKYGKFRLLFFTSSILGMVMSAVIPVYVFYLTRNFVLTGIYGTVTASVGFVSNAIAPYMKKKVKRYVPYAIFLVILSSLAYIVRFSYTLILIFLASSIILFFITPLSNLGVSEFMQYLDGFKRTRHFWINREYYLVAGRVLSLAGILFVADYFSLYDAIATLPLFATSVLGYIPVLRNSKK from the coding sequence ATGAATTTAGAAGGGAGAGAAGGGAAATCCAATTTCGACCCTTTGAAGTACTATGTATCATATGGGTTATTCTCGTTTTCTAATGGGTTGTTTGGGATCTTCATAAATGTACTTTTCTTCACTTCAAATAACATAAGTGATGTGATATATTACCAGTTATCACTTCAGATTTCTCAAACATTATTCTTTCTTGTTGGCACATATTTAATTGCATACGTTAGTGCTAGATTTCTATATTCTATCGGTACTTTCCTTAAAGCTGCTGTAATATCAAGTCTTTTTATTTCTCCTTTTTTCTCGGGAAATGCTGTATATTTTGGGTTACTGTATGGGGTTTCATCAGGTATTTTTTGGGCAGGCAATGCGACATTTACATTGGCGATCTCAAAGACGATAAAGAGGTTTAACTTTCTTTCAATAAATTCTGCAGTATCAAACCTTAATTCACTCGTTGCACCTTTAGTTGCTGGTCTACTTATTGCCTATTCTTTTGCAACAGGTATAGAAAGGTATCTTAACGATTTTCTTCTTGCCTCTATTCTGCTTCTCCTTTCAGGAATTGTATCCCTTCTTGTTAGATCAAGCGGAGAAAAGGGGGGAGAATTTCATGTAAAAAATACAATAATAAAGGAAGATAAATATGGAAAGTTCAGGTTATTATTTTTTACTTCATCAATTCTGGGAATGGTGATGAGTGCAGTTATTCCAGTTTATGTTTTCTATTTGACTAGGAATTTTGTCCTCACAGGTATATACGGGACTGTTACAGCTTCTGTTGGGTTCGTTTCCAATGCAATTGCTCCATATATGAAAAAGAAAGTGAAACGTTATGTGCCTTATGCAATATTTCTTGTTATACTTTCGTCACTTGCCTATATTGTCAGATTCTCATATACCCTAATATTAATATTTCTCGCATCTTCTATAATATTGTTTTTCATAACACCTCTTTCTAATCTTGGTGTGAGTGAATTTATGCAATATCTTGATGGTTTTAAGAGAACAAGACACTTTTGGATAAATAGGGAATACTATCTGGTAGCAGGACGTGTTCTTTCTCTTGCCGGTATACTATTTGTGGCAGACTACTTCTCACTTTATGATGCGATAGCAACGTTGCCACTTTTTGCCACATCTGTTCTAGGATATATTCCAGTATTGAGAAATTCTAAGAAGTGA
- a CDS encoding ABC transporter permease, with protein sequence MAVGLVSTLISILVGLSAGLIGGKTDKILDGLSYVFVIIPGIMIVIIIGSLFIGIGISFSYIAIFLALSITGWAWGARVLRSQTKSLATRNFIKSSKLIGESNLSIVFRQIIRNMFPLIVSNFFFAAMYGVLGLTWIEFFGLGNVDSINWGTMLYWAISNEAYLSGEWWWYIPVSIAIGGLAMSFSLLNSGFDEIANPTLRVYSRKKIQKSLKKIGDKN encoded by the coding sequence TTGGCAGTTGGTCTTGTATCAACTTTAATTTCTATTTTGGTTGGATTGAGTGCTGGTTTGATTGGTGGCAAAACAGATAAGATTTTAGATGGTCTTAGCTATGTTTTTGTCATAATCCCTGGAATCATGATTGTAATTATTATTGGTAGCTTATTTATTGGAATAGGGATCTCTTTCAGTTACATTGCTATCTTTTTGGCGTTATCGATTACTGGTTGGGCATGGGGTGCAAGAGTTTTAAGGTCTCAGACTAAGAGTCTTGCTACCAGAAATTTCATTAAATCGTCAAAACTTATAGGAGAGTCAAATTTAAGCATAGTATTCAGACAGATTATTAGAAATATGTTTCCATTGATAGTTAGCAATTTTTTCTTCGCTGCAATGTACGGAGTACTTGGATTAACATGGATAGAGTTCTTTGGTCTTGGTAACGTTGATTCTATCAACTGGGGAACAATGCTGTATTGGGCTATTAGCAATGAAGCATATCTTTCAGGTGAATGGTGGTGGTATATACCCGTTTCTATTGCGATCGGGGGTTTGGCGATGAGTTTTTCATTACTCAACAGTGGCTTTGATGAAATAGCAAATCCAACGCTGAGAGTTTATTCTAGGAAAAAAATCCAAAAGTCGTTAAAGAAAATAGGT
- a CDS encoding ABC transporter permease encodes MSESMRYKFFFDRVVYFIVLFFITVTVGFALPRLIPGNPAEAVIARLSANGAYVSPTLIKAIDLELGISHQPLYIQYFSYLSNLFHGNLGVSIIYFPEPVATIIADSFWWTIFLVVVPIVISFYVGNYLGRVAALSRGTWKDSLSTLIPMFMYGIPAFAFAVILMLIFAVDLNVVPALNAYKLGLTPGLNLTFISSVAYHAILPVSTLVLTTLSGWVFGMRNNMVTILNSDFLKFSELMGVKKKLMRKNATRNAILPNMTSFGISIGVSITGVILIQQIFSYQGLGEYLYQGIEGLDYPLVNGIFIVIVLISLVANFITEILYGIMDPRIRSDSQ; translated from the coding sequence ATGAGTGAGAGTATGAGATATAAATTTTTTTTTGATAGAGTGGTTTACTTCATAGTTTTGTTTTTTATTACAGTTACTGTCGGATTTGCGCTCCCAAGATTAATTCCAGGTAATCCTGCCGAGGCCGTGATTGCAAGACTTTCAGCTAATGGAGCATATGTGAGCCCTACTCTGATTAAAGCAATAGACCTTGAACTAGGAATATCACATCAACCATTATATATTCAATACTTTAGTTACTTATCAAACTTGTTTCACGGAAATCTTGGTGTCTCTATCATATATTTTCCAGAGCCTGTCGCAACAATTATAGCAGACTCGTTCTGGTGGACTATTTTTCTTGTGGTTGTACCAATAGTCATATCATTTTATGTTGGAAACTATCTAGGAAGAGTGGCTGCATTATCCAGAGGTACATGGAAAGATTCTCTTTCAACACTCATCCCAATGTTCATGTATGGAATTCCAGCATTTGCGTTTGCAGTCATACTTATGCTAATATTTGCTGTTGACTTGAATGTTGTTCCAGCTTTAAATGCCTACAAACTGGGATTAACCCCAGGCTTAAATTTAACATTTATATCCAGTGTTGCCTATCATGCTATATTACCAGTTTCAACTCTTGTACTTACTACCCTGTCTGGTTGGGTTTTTGGTATGAGAAACAACATGGTAACCATTCTGAATAGCGATTTCCTTAAATTTTCTGAACTTATGGGCGTAAAGAAGAAATTAATGAGAAAGAATGCTACAAGAAACGCCATTTTACCAAACATGACTAGCTTTGGCATATCCATAGGAGTTTCTATAACTGGAGTTATACTAATACAACAGATTTTTTCATATCAAGGTCTGGGGGAATACCTTTATCAAGGAATTGAAGGTTTAGATTATCCACTTGTTAATGGTATTTTCATTGTTATAGTTTTGATCTCGTTAGTTGCTAACTTTATTACAGAAATATTATATGGAATAATGGACCCAAGAATTAGGAGTGATTCGCAATGA
- a CDS encoding MFS transporter yields MQSTSIGNGMENNILGGLDNSGLRRGHVKTMFVAGMGFFTDAYLLFVLTVASPILASTYGFNLVAIKGTTNLLGFQVLNIQIIEGLISSAVLFGAFFGAMVFGHIADRYGRKKIYGLELSIMIIFTILSALSVNYPMLIITRFIVGIGVGGDYPISSTIMSEYSSSKHRGKLVSMVFAMQGFGLVSGALVGLGSIYILPIADSWRLMLAFGAIPAIYVVYLRRKLMETPRFSLQVEGNKGAAEKAISTITGVGAGSVDQTITKVKKLSSKDYMHSLRKYLIFVLGTTISWFIFDMAFYGTTLNNGFILQQIGYGSSASLRTTIFNTAIGDTILAGAFALPGYWISVGLIDKAGRRLLQWLGFAVMAISYIVLGFEYSFLKTDIDLFIMVFGVSYLFGNIGPNTTTFILPTELFPTKIRSTAHGIAASIAKLGAGIFTFLFLILGTALGNGGEFELLGAMAAIGAVVTLLTIRETKGLSLEVSSEDPAEGVWDFKPNQPISVESATKGQ; encoded by the coding sequence ATGCAATCTACTTCTATCGGGAACGGGATGGAAAATAATATTCTTGGAGGTCTAGATAATTCAGGTCTTAGAAGAGGTCATGTCAAGACAATGTTTGTAGCAGGTATGGGATTCTTTACAGATGCCTATTTACTGTTTGTTCTTACTGTAGCAAGTCCAATACTAGCATCAACCTATGGTTTCAATCTGGTAGCAATAAAGGGAACAACCAATCTTCTAGGATTTCAGGTTCTTAATATTCAGATAATAGAAGGTCTGATCTCATCAGCGGTACTGTTTGGAGCATTCTTTGGAGCAATGGTATTTGGACATATTGCAGATAGATATGGAAGGAAGAAAATCTATGGTTTAGAACTTAGTATCATGATAATATTTACGATCCTTTCCGCTCTTTCGGTTAATTACCCAATGCTCATAATAACAAGATTCATTGTTGGTATAGGTGTTGGTGGAGATTACCCAATAAGTTCAACAATAATGAGTGAGTATTCAAGCAGTAAACACAGGGGCAAACTGGTAAGCATGGTATTTGCAATGCAGGGATTCGGTCTTGTATCCGGTGCTTTGGTAGGACTCGGATCAATATACATACTTCCAATAGCAGATTCATGGAGACTAATGCTCGCCTTCGGTGCAATACCAGCAATATATGTGGTATATCTGAGAAGAAAGCTGATGGAAACACCAAGATTCTCATTACAGGTCGAGGGAAACAAGGGTGCAGCTGAAAAAGCAATCTCAACAATAACTGGTGTTGGTGCTGGTTCAGTAGATCAGACCATAACAAAGGTAAAGAAATTGAGCAGTAAAGATTATATGCATTCACTGAGAAAGTACCTAATATTTGTGCTAGGAACCACAATTTCCTGGTTCATATTCGATATGGCTTTTTACGGAACCACATTAAATAATGGATTCATACTTCAACAGATAGGATATGGTTCTTCTGCTTCCCTTAGAACTACCATATTCAACACTGCAATAGGTGATACAATACTGGCAGGTGCTTTTGCACTTCCAGGATACTGGATATCGGTTGGGTTGATAGACAAAGCCGGAAGGAGGTTGCTTCAATGGTTAGGATTTGCGGTGATGGCTATTTCCTACATTGTACTTGGTTTTGAATACTCATTCCTTAAAACCGATATTGATCTCTTCATAATGGTCTTTGGAGTATCATACCTGTTTGGAAACATAGGTCCAAACACAACAACATTCATCCTTCCAACAGAACTCTTCCCAACAAAAATAAGATCTACAGCCCATGGAATTGCAGCATCAATTGCAAAACTTGGTGCTGGAATATTTACATTCCTTTTCCTTATACTTGGAACAGCACTTGGAAATGGTGGTGAATTCGAGCTACTTGGAGCAATGGCAGCTATAGGAGCAGTTGTAACATTGCTGACAATACGTGAAACAAAGGGATTGAGTCTGGAAGTATCATCAGAAGATCCTGCAGAAGGCGTTTGGGATTTTAAGCCAAATCAGCCAATATCTGTAGAATCTGCAACTAAGGGTCAATAA
- a CDS encoding NAD(P)/FAD-dependent oxidoreductase, whose product MNENIVVVGGGPVGAFSSYFLRKSGNSVKWISGKKITNSAAWSSAGLVGPGLSFPLPDYEGLKGNMKWLFRRDSPVRLGMGFMLSNLSWFSAYSRSRHKILSESGKKSQYMLTTGSMKILDEFVENYSMGIDIVHTGLLQTFKTQEEMTKISEELRKDGTVKFEVLLPEQCLEREPALGTKKLSGIYYPEESSLNPRKLLSEMRRINRESGIEVIENDIESVKMNGSSVKHVVSGGDAIKGDEFLISSGMGSTVIASMFGLKLPLAPGWGHSITYDDVKERPHMPVEFSEDGVYAIPMGNSLKATSFFEFRGQSFKPPAERFEYLKRVMSDKFKFLDGIEPASKSSGMRPCTPDSLAILGKSSKFTNLFWATGNCRQGVMHSGEMGRLASILIDGGKIPEEFDLFSPSRFSV is encoded by the coding sequence TTGAATGAAAATATAGTTGTTGTCGGTGGGGGACCTGTTGGGGCCTTTTCCTCATATTTTCTCAGGAAAAGTGGAAACAGTGTAAAATGGATTTCAGGCAAGAAAATCACGAATTCGGCTGCATGGTCAAGCGCAGGACTTGTGGGACCAGGGTTAAGTTTTCCTCTTCCTGATTATGAGGGGTTGAAAGGCAATATGAAGTGGCTCTTCAGGAGAGATTCCCCTGTCAGGCTTGGCATGGGATTCATGCTTTCCAATTTATCATGGTTTTCTGCTTATTCAAGAAGCAGGCATAAGATTTTATCTGAAAGTGGGAAGAAAAGCCAGTATATGCTGACTACTGGATCGATGAAAATTCTGGATGAATTTGTTGAGAATTACAGTATGGGTATTGATATTGTACATACCGGATTGTTGCAAACCTTCAAAACTCAGGAAGAGATGACAAAGATTTCAGAAGAGTTAAGGAAAGATGGAACAGTTAAATTTGAGGTTCTTTTACCTGAACAATGCCTTGAAAGGGAGCCCGCACTTGGAACAAAAAAGCTATCTGGCATTTATTACCCGGAAGAATCTTCACTTAATCCTAGAAAACTACTAAGCGAAATGAGGAGGATTAACAGGGAATCAGGCATTGAGGTAATTGAGAATGATATTGAAAGTGTAAAAATGAATGGTAGCTCAGTGAAACACGTTGTTTCTGGTGGTGATGCTATAAAAGGCGATGAATTTCTTATCTCATCTGGAATGGGTAGCACCGTAATTGCCTCCATGTTTGGTCTGAAGCTGCCACTTGCCCCAGGGTGGGGTCACAGTATTACATATGATGATGTAAAGGAAAGACCTCATATGCCTGTTGAATTTAGTGAGGATGGTGTGTATGCAATACCAATGGGTAACAGTCTCAAGGCGACAAGCTTCTTCGAGTTTAGAGGGCAGTCATTCAAACCACCAGCTGAACGCTTTGAATACCTTAAGAGAGTAATGAGTGATAAGTTCAAATTTCTGGATGGAATAGAACCTGCAAGTAAAAGTTCAGGAATGAGACCCTGCACACCTGATAGTCTGGCCATCCTTGGAAAGTCTTCAAAATTCACCAATCTCTTCTGGGCAACAGGTAACTGCAGACAGGGGGTAATGCATTCAGGTGAGATGGGAAGGCTGGCTTCCATACTGATTGATGGTGGGAAAATACCTGAAGAATTTGATCTCTTCTCTCCATCAAGATTCAGTGTGTAA
- a CDS encoding Gfo/Idh/MocA family protein — MNILLLGGNGFGFVHAESYRKLGYDFSVFSRNEEVLKRYRDEFHVKNTYNDLNEAMNSSHDVIDMVMPHYMHRDLAVRAMKEGKNVLIEKPIAGTLEEAREMIKVSKENNVKFMVAEQYHFDSSLIHSMEYEKKGMIGRVHTIIVRSQNQFNNQGWRTNEKMMGGGALIDGGIHFIEALLDLGGEYEDIISRVYKGKSSIEGEDNTVSLIKFRSGATGIFYYSWNYISSPDVPSFEVIGTEGSIYEFRGMREPGQPRTAFGMPVLNGKIQKIKEVDVFDAEISGFLTTIERDEEVPYSPELAYRNLSTVLEMYRNSR; from the coding sequence ATGAATATATTGCTACTGGGAGGAAATGGTTTTGGTTTTGTTCACGCAGAGAGCTACAGGAAACTTGGGTACGATTTTTCAGTGTTTTCAAGAAATGAGGAAGTTTTGAAAAGATACAGAGACGAATTTCATGTTAAGAATACGTATAATGATCTCAACGAGGCAATGAATTCTTCTCATGACGTAATTGATATGGTAATGCCACATTATATGCACAGAGATCTGGCTGTGAGAGCCATGAAGGAAGGCAAAAATGTACTGATAGAGAAACCTATCGCAGGCACTCTCGAAGAAGCAAGAGAGATGATAAAAGTGTCCAAAGAAAACAATGTAAAATTCATGGTAGCAGAACAGTATCATTTTGACTCCTCACTAATTCATTCAATGGAATACGAGAAAAAAGGGATGATTGGAAGAGTACACACAATCATAGTAAGAAGTCAAAACCAGTTCAACAACCAGGGATGGAGAACTAATGAAAAGATGATGGGTGGTGGTGCGCTAATAGATGGAGGAATACACTTCATTGAAGCATTGCTGGATCTGGGTGGAGAGTATGAAGATATAATTTCAAGGGTGTATAAGGGAAAGTCATCTATAGAGGGAGAGGATAACACTGTTTCTCTTATCAAATTCAGATCAGGTGCCACAGGAATTTTCTACTATTCATGGAACTATATTTCTTCCCCTGATGTTCCGTCATTTGAGGTAATAGGAACTGAGGGGAGCATATATGAATTCAGGGGTATGAGGGAACCTGGTCAACCAAGAACTGCTTTCGGTATGCCTGTACTCAATGGAAAGATACAGAAAATTAAGGAGGTTGATGTTTTCGATGCAGAAATATCTGGGTTCCTGACAACTATTGAAAGAGACGAGGAAGTTCCATATTCCCCTGAACTGGCATACAGAAATCTAAGTACAGTTCTTGAAATGTATAGAAATTCAAGATAG
- a CDS encoding Lrp/AsnC family transcriptional regulator encodes MKPFKLDQLDLDIIEIMEEDCSLTYNDIAERTGKNLWTVRDRMVLLKQRGIVKGCRGDIDYTKLGMGCKAYISFNIPAEKIDEFVSFVKGEKRIKKLTITTGSRRFSIHIIGEECGEIRNYARKILPAFGVYDVDFEVILDEVP; translated from the coding sequence ATGAAACCCTTCAAACTTGATCAACTCGATCTGGATATCATAGAGATAATGGAGGAAGACTGTTCACTGACATATAACGATATCGCAGAAAGAACAGGAAAGAATCTCTGGACAGTAAGGGACAGGATGGTACTTTTGAAACAGAGAGGTATAGTAAAGGGATGCAGGGGTGATATAGATTACACAAAGCTAGGCATGGGATGCAAGGCATACATATCATTCAACATTCCGGCTGAGAAAATAGATGAATTTGTATCCTTTGTAAAAGGAGAAAAGAGGATCAAGAAACTCACAATTACCACAGGTTCGAGGAGATTCAGCATACATATTATTGGGGAAGAATGCGGTGAAATAAGGAATTATGCCAGAAAAATACTTCCAGCATTTGGTGTATATGACGTGGACTTTGAGGTTATACTGGATGAAGTACCATAG